GAAGCTGAGGAGGCCGGCGCTGCGCTGCTGTCGTATTCGCCGCAGCAGGTTGTGGAGGGATTCGCCGAGCGCGCGCTGATGCCGGTAGTGTTCTCTGAACTGGCAACGAAGTACAGGCCCAAGGACGTTTGCAACCCAAGTTCAGCGACGGCCGCGGCGAACGGACAGTATCTTTTAATACGCCGGACTGTTTACGAGCAGATTGGTGGACACGCTGCCGTCGCCGGCGACTTACTGGAGGATGTTGCGCTCGCGCGGTTGGTGAAACATAGCGGCGCGCGGCTGGTGTTCCGGTTTGGCGGAGATTCGGTGCGAACGCGCATGTATCGCGGCTGGACGCAGATGCGTGAAGGTTGGACGAAGAACCTGGCACTGTTGTTCGTTCCGCCGAAACGACTGGCAGCACTGCGAGCATGTGAGTTTGTCGTGATTGCGACAGCAGTTGTGGCGGCACTGGTCGCTGCCACGACGGGCGCGTATCTGATGGCAGGCGCATCGGCAATCGTAGGCGTCTCCGTCTGGCTGAATTTTGTTTTCAGGGTGAGGAAAGCACATTTTGATCTGCTATCGACGCTGCTCGCCGTCTTCGGCGGGCCGATGTTTGCGTATCTTTTGCTGCGTTCCGCACTCTGTCATAAGAAGGGGTTCGTAACATGGCGCGGGCGCACGTACTCAGGATATGAATCGGCGAGAGCGCTCAATGTATCCAATGAGAACCGGCGAGCACTGAAGACCAAATCAGCGGGCGGGAATCCCGAACACTGATTGATATAGAACGCTGATCGATACAGGACGAGATGATCTATCTGACGCGCAAATGCGAGTTTTCCGCTTCGCACCACTATCACAACCCGGAGTTCACGGCTGAGGAGAATCGACGCATTTTCGGAAAGTGCAATAACCTTCACGGGCACGGACACAATTACGCGCTGGAAGTCACGGTGAAGGGCGAGATTGATGACCGGACGGGATTCGTGATCGACCTGAAAGATTTAAAAGAAGTGCTGAACAGCGAAAT
This genomic interval from Clostridia bacterium contains the following:
- a CDS encoding glycosyltransferase family A protein; amino-acid sequence: MESKTPELVTNTAVPRVTVVVPARNEEACLERCLRSLVAQQGVSFELIVVDDASTDATAAIAERFTRVKECPVIGTNPGILRVRVMQSPPLPPGWSGKVNACWAAVKEAAGEWLLFTDADTEHLAGSLARSVHEAEEAGAALLSYSPQQVVEGFAERALMPVVFSELATKYRPKDVCNPSSATAAANGQYLLIRRTVYEQIGGHAAVAGDLLEDVALARLVKHSGARLVFRFGGDSVRTRMYRGWTQMREGWTKNLALLFVPPKRLAALRACEFVVIATAVVAALVAATTGAYLMAGASAIVGVSVWLNFVFRVRKAHFDLLSTLLAVFGGPMFAYLLLRSALCHKKGFVTWRGRTYSGYESARALNVSNENRRALKTKSAGGNPEH
- a CDS encoding 6-carboxytetrahydropterin synthase, translated to MIYLTRKCEFSASHHYHNPEFTAEENRRIFGKCNNLHGHGHNYALEVTVKGEIDDRTGFVIDLKDLKEVLNSEIVEAMDHRYLNKEVPEFATAIPTTENIAIAAWKRIHSKLTVARLHRVRLYETPDLFVDYYGEE